From one Caldithrix abyssi DSM 13497 genomic stretch:
- a CDS encoding glycosyltransferase, translated as MKTEEVEISVIIVNFNVREFLEQTLLSVQRALKDISSEVIVVDNASVDDSVQMVRRRFPEVILIENKKNVGFSAANNQGLEIARGKFIVLLNPDTIVQEDTFSKLLDFFERTPEASAATCKIINPDGTFSIDCRHSIPTPLTAFWKVTGLSRLFPKSKIFGRYNLTYLDENDTYQVEAISGSFMMMRREIVQKVGKLDEDFFMYCEDIDYCYRINQAGGKIFYVPDSQIIHYKGESTKKYNLDYVITFNKSLYKFYKKHYQKRYVYPFKWLIVLGTILRGIMIFIKNNLELYYPLLIDLGLLNLILFVNFWIRYELRGGFHFNDFFNQYIIINLITTVAFFLSALFFETVKRDRFSVSKIIKATLTTFTFVSALTFFFKQFAFSRFVVVVSAVGSMMAMVLWRILLRALRRKTTSALSRDYFLKRTIIVGFDSETRKLLEKLQKYVTSSIKILGLAALERKDVGKSLKRIPVVTTLKDLPEYIRLNRIDLVIFTTHHLSFQEILTTMSRVQRPDIEFKMVPDHLEFMIGKSNVERLDALPLVDIEFGYGKPFNKIIKRLFDLGLALLLLIVLLPFHLWNVLTGAGRIAQKTLIGQGGKEIPVLTADKKGLRFTLNLLNILAGKISFVGAPMTSDHKKAPIYDYKPGLTGIVQLNREKITDDEMRETYEAHYIKNQGLFMDLELLMKAVWGERNG; from the coding sequence ATGAAGACAGAAGAAGTAGAAATCTCGGTCATCATTGTCAATTTTAACGTGCGGGAGTTTCTGGAGCAGACTCTGCTCTCGGTGCAGCGCGCTTTAAAAGACATTTCGTCGGAAGTCATTGTAGTGGATAACGCTTCGGTGGATGATTCGGTGCAGATGGTGCGCCGTCGTTTCCCCGAGGTGATTTTAATCGAAAACAAAAAGAATGTCGGGTTTTCGGCCGCCAATAATCAGGGGCTGGAAATAGCCCGCGGAAAGTTTATCGTGCTGCTTAATCCCGATACGATTGTGCAGGAGGATACGTTCAGCAAATTGCTTGATTTCTTTGAACGCACGCCGGAAGCGTCTGCCGCCACCTGTAAAATCATCAATCCGGACGGCACCTTTTCCATCGACTGCCGGCACAGCATTCCAACGCCGCTAACGGCCTTCTGGAAGGTAACCGGCCTGTCGCGTCTGTTTCCTAAAAGCAAAATCTTCGGCAGGTACAATTTAACCTATCTTGACGAGAATGACACTTACCAGGTGGAAGCGATTTCCGGTTCTTTTATGATGATGCGCCGCGAGATTGTGCAAAAGGTGGGCAAATTAGACGAAGACTTTTTTATGTACTGCGAGGACATCGACTACTGCTACCGTATTAATCAGGCCGGCGGCAAAATTTTTTACGTGCCGGATTCGCAGATCATTCATTACAAGGGCGAGAGCACTAAAAAATACAACCTGGATTATGTGATTACCTTTAATAAATCGCTTTACAAATTCTACAAAAAGCATTACCAAAAGCGCTATGTGTATCCTTTTAAATGGCTAATTGTGTTGGGCACTATATTGCGCGGAATCATGATTTTTATCAAAAATAATCTGGAGCTCTATTATCCGTTGTTGATCGATCTGGGGCTGTTGAATCTGATTCTTTTTGTTAATTTCTGGATTCGTTACGAGCTGCGCGGCGGATTTCATTTTAACGATTTTTTTAATCAATATATCATCATCAATCTGATCACCACCGTCGCTTTTTTTCTGTCCGCCCTGTTTTTCGAAACGGTTAAGCGCGATCGCTTTTCGGTGAGCAAGATTATTAAGGCCACGTTGACCACTTTTACCTTTGTTTCGGCTTTGACTTTCTTTTTTAAGCAATTTGCTTTTTCTCGATTTGTGGTGGTGGTTTCGGCCGTGGGAAGTATGATGGCCATGGTGTTGTGGCGTATTCTTTTGCGCGCCTTACGCCGCAAGACCACGTCGGCTTTGAGTCGCGATTACTTTTTAAAACGCACGATCATCGTCGGTTTTGATTCGGAGACGCGGAAATTGCTGGAAAAACTGCAGAAGTATGTGACTTCAAGCATTAAAATTCTGGGACTGGCCGCGCTTGAGCGAAAGGATGTGGGCAAATCTTTGAAAAGAATACCGGTGGTAACCACGCTTAAAGATTTGCCTGAATATATTCGCTTAAATCGCATTGATCTGGTGATCTTCACAACCCACCATCTGTCGTTTCAGGAAATTTTAACTACCATGTCCAGAGTGCAGAGGCCGGACATCGAGTTTAAGATGGTGCCCGATCATCTGGAGTTTATGATCGGCAAGTCCAATGTGGAGCGCCTGGACGCCCTGCCGCTGGTGGATATTGAGTTTGGCTATGGAAAACCGTTCAATAAAATCATTAAACGGCTGTTTGATCTGGGGTTGGCCCTGTTGTTGTTGATTGTTCTTTTGCCCTTCCATTTGTGGAATGTGTTAACAGGCGCAGGACGCATTGCCCAAAAAACGCTGATCGGCCAGGGCGGCAAAGAGATTCCCGTTTTAACCGCAGACAAAAAGGGATTGCGTTTTACGCTGAATCTATTAAACATTCTGGCCGGCAAAATTTCTTTTGTCGGCGCGCCCATGACATCCGACCATAAAAAAGCGCCCATTTATGACTACAAACCGGGTTTAACGGGCATTGTGCAATTAAACAGAGAAAAAATCACCGACGACGAGATGCGCGAGACCTACGAAGCACACTACATTAAAAACCAGGGTTTGTTTATGGACCTGGAGCTATTGATGAAGGCGGTTTGGGGAGAGAGGAATGGTTGA
- a CDS encoding sugar transferase, with protein MVENQKIIFSLIFLLSLAAGLMATYFVRAVARRFKIGEMPDPRKVHKTFMPHMGGLGIYTGFLVGVFSSAWLLPEIYVQLVKQFGGILLASVVIVALGVYDDLKGLSAGKKFFGQFLSATMIILSGCVIERISLPFAMDIELGWLAVPITYLWLIGVSNAVNLLDGLDGLAGGISAIASAVFAALAYLNGNFAFFIVNLALIGGILGFLKFNRHPATIFMGDTGSLFLGLILAAISIRGFETTPGRIGLLVPMLALAIPIGDTSVAFFRRLNKGKHPFKPDKDHLHHRLVYLGLSHAHAVYMIYLTGAAFGITAFLLAQHYFLTGGIALALVTGLAAFGLKRLGFLEAERTKTYYGDRLIFEAQPMPGPLSVTRLIHKFLLLCVDIFTVNAALFMTWWFRFRSGWMPYESAPSASLVFEPTVMIIFTLGWVALFYMNNLYNLRWDVSRFDHLRRVFRTILFGVIILFVLTFNPAEPFSEGRLSLLIYGGFLLLLVSAGRLAVINLEKRLKILEYAPHRTLLIGNSTKARRLLKDIRQNPHLLYDVRGYVTREAQDKHFAGLPFLGTYDQLPEIIRREGIEEVIIAINERSRDEILNLVSRIDSPSVIFKVLPQMYDAISGLRTEEVIGHPLIRLFPEAMRPWQWMVKRLLDITLSLFLMIALAPLFLLIVLLQLLSGIHPPFEVQNVVGKHGRIFGMLNFATVNRQTGKQPLIGRLLYNSRIYKLPALINIFLGKMSFVGPRPETVEVVKHLRQKIKFYNRRFQVRPGLTGWAQVKYRYEEALKYKRDQLKQDLFYLENMSLSFDLRILMRSFLIFMGRKGAR; from the coding sequence ATGGTGGAAAATCAAAAAATAATTTTTTCGTTAATCTTTCTTCTCTCGCTGGCTGCCGGACTTATGGCAACCTATTTTGTGCGCGCTGTTGCGCGACGCTTTAAAATAGGCGAAATGCCCGATCCGCGTAAGGTGCACAAAACCTTTATGCCGCACATGGGCGGGCTGGGAATTTACACCGGTTTTTTGGTGGGCGTCTTTAGTTCGGCCTGGCTGCTGCCGGAAATTTACGTTCAGCTCGTCAAGCAATTCGGCGGCATCTTGCTGGCTTCGGTGGTCATTGTTGCGCTGGGCGTTTACGACGATTTAAAAGGCCTTTCGGCGGGGAAAAAGTTTTTTGGCCAATTTTTGTCGGCCACCATGATCATCCTCTCTGGCTGCGTCATCGAGCGCATTAGCCTGCCCTTTGCCATGGATATTGAGCTGGGATGGCTGGCCGTTCCCATCACCTATTTGTGGCTGATTGGCGTTAGCAACGCTGTGAATCTGCTGGACGGGCTGGATGGCCTGGCAGGGGGCATTAGCGCCATTGCCAGCGCCGTGTTCGCCGCCCTGGCTTATTTGAACGGCAACTTTGCTTTTTTTATTGTTAATCTGGCTTTGATTGGTGGTATTCTGGGCTTTTTAAAGTTCAACCGCCATCCGGCAACGATTTTTATGGGCGATACGGGCTCTTTGTTTTTGGGCCTGATTTTAGCGGCCATTAGCATTCGCGGTTTTGAAACCACGCCCGGCAGGATCGGTCTGCTGGTGCCCATGCTGGCGCTGGCCATTCCCATTGGCGATACCAGCGTGGCCTTTTTTCGCCGTTTAAATAAAGGAAAGCATCCCTTTAAGCCCGATAAAGATCATTTGCATCACCGCTTGGTGTACCTGGGGCTTTCGCATGCGCATGCCGTTTACATGATCTATTTAACAGGGGCCGCTTTTGGGATTACAGCCTTTTTACTCGCGCAGCATTATTTTTTAACGGGCGGCATCGCTCTGGCGCTGGTAACCGGGCTGGCCGCTTTTGGTTTAAAACGGCTTGGCTTTTTAGAGGCGGAGCGCACTAAAACGTATTACGGAGATCGTCTGATCTTCGAAGCGCAGCCCATGCCCGGCCCCCTTTCTGTAACGCGGTTGATCCATAAATTTTTATTGCTCTGCGTGGATATATTCACGGTTAACGCTGCCCTGTTCATGACCTGGTGGTTTCGCTTTCGCTCCGGATGGATGCCGTACGAAAGCGCCCCGTCGGCCAGCCTGGTGTTTGAGCCGACGGTCATGATTATTTTTACGCTGGGCTGGGTAGCGCTATTTTACATGAACAATCTGTACAATTTACGCTGGGATGTTTCGCGTTTCGATCATCTGCGGCGTGTTTTCCGAACCATTTTGTTTGGGGTGATCATTCTCTTTGTGTTAACCTTTAATCCGGCCGAACCGTTTTCTGAAGGCCGATTGAGTCTTTTGATTTACGGCGGATTTTTGCTGCTGCTGGTGAGCGCTGGTCGCCTGGCGGTGATCAATCTTGAAAAAAGATTAAAAATTTTAGAATACGCCCCGCACCGCACCCTTTTAATCGGTAATTCAACCAAAGCCAGGCGGTTGCTTAAAGACATCCGGCAAAATCCGCATCTGTTGTATGATGTGCGCGGTTATGTAACCAGAGAAGCGCAAGATAAGCACTTTGCCGGCCTGCCTTTTCTGGGGACCTACGACCAGTTGCCCGAAATCATTCGTCGGGAAGGCATTGAAGAAGTGATCATCGCTATTAATGAGCGTTCCCGGGATGAAATATTGAATCTGGTGTCGCGTATTGATTCGCCTTCGGTGATTTTTAAAGTCCTGCCGCAGATGTACGACGCCATTTCCGGACTGCGCACCGAAGAGGTCATCGGCCATCCGTTGATCCGATTGTTCCCTGAAGCCATGCGGCCCTGGCAATGGATGGTTAAGCGCCTGCTGGACATTACGCTCAGTCTGTTTTTGATGATTGCGCTGGCGCCGCTCTTTTTACTGATAGTGCTGCTGCAGCTGCTAAGTGGAATTCATCCGCCTTTTGAAGTGCAAAATGTGGTTGGCAAGCACGGACGGATTTTTGGCATGCTCAATTTTGCGACGGTCAATCGGCAGACCGGAAAACAACCGTTGATCGGCAGGCTGCTTTACAATAGCAGAATTTACAAGTTGCCGGCGCTGATCAACATCTTTCTGGGGAAGATGAGTTTTGTGGGCCCGCGGCCGGAAACCGTGGAAGTGGTGAAACATTTACGCCAGAAGATCAAATTCTACAACCGCCGTTTTCAGGTCAGGCCCGGATTAACGGGCTGGGCGCAGGTCAAATATCGTTACGAAGAAGCCCTGAAATACAAGCGCGATCAACTTAAACAGGATTTGTTTTATCTGGAAAATATGTCGCTTTCTTTTGATTTGCGGATTTTAATGCGTTCCTTTTTGATTTTTATGGGGCGTAAAGGAGCAAGATGA
- a CDS encoding ATP-binding protein codes for MILKESETVELKKSTSSLKQALISILAILNKHGGGELYFGVENSGQVVGQQVTESTLRQISQKISEGIEPKIFPLIEKVNLQGKVCIRIQFEGRERPYFAFGVAYIRVADEERKLSPNELKRFILERDIYSRRWDTELTDLPVEMIEKEVFNEFLSRAKEVNRLKLSTVDWRQNLNKLNLIKNGKLTHAAKFLFTSAHDIEIQCAVFAGADRVTFLDFKKFEGNLFLLLEAAENYIKEKINWRVEFDETMKRKEVPEIPLAAVREALVNSLVHRDFANPKGNEIAIFKDRVEIYNPGTFPPGLKPEDFISGKERSYLRNPKIAEIFYFTKDIERWGSGLERIHKACLSNGVTVKFNLLKTGFLVTFERPELKSKDYGRTVEKTVGKTVEKILHAIKENPEITTLQLAELLGLSRRGIEWNLARLKKQGKIKRIGPARGGHWQVVEK; via the coding sequence ATGATTCTAAAAGAATCTGAAACCGTTGAGTTAAAGAAGTCAACGAGTTCATTAAAGCAGGCTTTAATTTCCATTTTGGCCATTCTGAACAAACATGGCGGGGGAGAGCTCTACTTTGGCGTTGAGAATAGCGGACAGGTGGTGGGGCAACAGGTTACGGAAAGCACATTGCGTCAGATATCGCAAAAGATTTCCGAAGGTATTGAACCAAAAATTTTCCCCTTGATCGAAAAAGTCAATTTGCAGGGCAAGGTATGTATCCGCATACAATTTGAAGGCAGGGAGCGCCCCTATTTTGCCTTCGGCGTTGCTTATATCAGGGTGGCGGATGAGGAGCGTAAGCTATCGCCCAATGAATTGAAACGATTTATTTTAGAAAGAGACATCTATTCTCGCCGCTGGGATACGGAGTTAACGGACTTACCGGTTGAAATGATCGAGAAAGAAGTGTTTAATGAGTTTTTGAGCAGAGCAAAAGAAGTTAATCGATTAAAATTAAGCACGGTTGACTGGCGCCAGAATTTAAACAAACTAAACCTAATAAAAAATGGTAAATTGACTCATGCCGCAAAATTTCTTTTTACCAGTGCGCATGATATTGAAATTCAATGCGCGGTTTTTGCCGGTGCCGATCGTGTGACGTTTCTGGATTTTAAGAAGTTTGAGGGAAATTTATTTTTACTGCTGGAGGCGGCGGAAAATTACATTAAAGAGAAGATCAACTGGCGCGTCGAATTTGATGAAACGATGAAACGCAAAGAAGTGCCAGAAATTCCGCTGGCCGCCGTGCGCGAGGCGCTGGTTAATTCGCTGGTACATCGCGATTTTGCCAATCCAAAGGGAAATGAAATCGCCATTTTTAAAGACAGAGTGGAAATTTACAACCCCGGCACCTTTCCGCCTGGGCTAAAACCGGAAGATTTTATCAGCGGCAAGGAACGCTCCTATTTGCGAAATCCGAAAATTGCAGAGATATTTTATTTTACCAAAGACATTGAACGCTGGGGCAGTGGGCTGGAAAGAATCCACAAGGCGTGTTTAAGTAATGGCGTTACGGTAAAGTTTAATCTGTTGAAGACGGGTTTTTTGGTTACTTTTGAAAGACCAGAGCTAAAGTCTAAAGATTATGGCAGGACTGTGGAGAAAACTGTGGGAAAAACTGTGGAGAAAATTTTGCATGCTATTAAAGAGAATCCTGAAATAACAACACTTCAATTGGCTGAATTGCTCGGTTTGAGTAGAAGAGGTATTGAATGGAACCTGGCCAGGTTAAAAAAACAAGGCAAAATTAAGCGCATCGGGCCGGCCAGGGGCGGGCACTGGCAGGTGGTCGAAAAATAA
- a CDS encoding capsule assembly Wzi family protein, translating to MVLIFAGLIANLPAGNPTSVPLSNPVYEFLERMETLGFVKDVFNGIKPFDRAEVAAYLQEIAERRSQLTAIDRRRLDDFLLDFRWEINRAQRNPLVPEGQNWYSILASWNNFKKDFRRFFQQNFPEEENHVFLWERGNDNFYFDYEQGADIQAHTDGMTRSASWQTYKFRGVLNENFGYHFEVSLQGLRGNNSAYIQEHPILKGGWTGLSDDEVRYSDFTGGELAFHSRYFDFRFAQQEITWGYGESGQLILSNNTPPYPYLSVSKNWGWFKFIALHGKLQSFWADTLDDGYKVFPDKWLAAHRLEMSLWHKVTIGLNECFIYGNRYADWAYLLPFNFYRAVQHKLRDRDNATIAIDAEYLVRPGFKVYGTVFLDEFRRSKIGTNWFGNKQAFLFGFWWVDPFRLANLSLRFEYTAIMPWVYTHKYLINAYVSDQRSLGHWAGPNSELYYLHVQKDWHARLRSGLKLQQYKHGDNYPNENIGGDILKGRSVLLGSQTEPRETRKFLEGILTTRQTAQFYATYEIFNDFYLKGAFTIGRLKIEERESAYQEYFVGLALKY from the coding sequence ATGGTCTTGATCTTCGCGGGGCTCATTGCTAATCTACCAGCGGGCAACCCTACATCTGTACCGTTGAGTAATCCGGTTTACGAGTTTCTGGAGCGGATGGAAACACTGGGTTTTGTCAAAGACGTGTTCAACGGCATCAAGCCTTTCGATCGGGCAGAAGTGGCGGCCTATCTGCAGGAAATCGCCGAACGCCGCAGCCAGTTAACGGCTATTGACCGCAGAAGGCTGGACGATTTTTTACTCGACTTTCGCTGGGAGATTAACCGTGCGCAACGCAATCCGCTGGTACCCGAGGGGCAAAACTGGTATTCCATTTTAGCCAGCTGGAATAATTTTAAAAAAGATTTTCGGCGCTTTTTTCAGCAAAACTTTCCGGAAGAAGAAAATCATGTGTTTTTGTGGGAGCGCGGCAACGATAATTTTTATTTCGACTACGAACAGGGAGCGGACATTCAGGCCCATACCGATGGCATGACGCGCTCGGCAAGCTGGCAAACTTACAAGTTCCGTGGCGTGCTAAACGAAAACTTTGGTTACCATTTTGAAGTCAGTTTGCAGGGCTTGCGCGGCAACAATAGCGCATACATTCAAGAACATCCCATTTTAAAAGGCGGTTGGACCGGGTTGAGCGACGACGAAGTTCGTTATTCCGATTTTACAGGCGGCGAACTGGCCTTTCATTCCCGATATTTTGACTTCCGCTTTGCTCAGCAAGAAATAACCTGGGGATACGGAGAATCTGGCCAGCTTATTCTGTCAAATAATACGCCGCCCTATCCTTACTTAAGCGTTAGCAAAAACTGGGGCTGGTTTAAATTCATTGCCCTGCACGGTAAGCTGCAATCTTTCTGGGCTGATACGCTTGACGACGGTTATAAGGTCTTTCCCGATAAATGGCTGGCCGCACATCGGCTGGAAATGAGCCTATGGCACAAAGTGACCATTGGTTTAAATGAGTGTTTTATTTACGGCAATCGTTACGCTGACTGGGCGTATTTACTGCCCTTTAATTTTTACCGCGCCGTGCAGCACAAGCTGCGCGACCGCGACAACGCCACCATTGCCATTGATGCCGAATATCTGGTACGGCCCGGCTTTAAAGTTTACGGCACGGTCTTTCTGGACGAGTTTCGGCGGAGCAAAATTGGCACCAATTGGTTCGGCAACAAACAGGCCTTTTTGTTTGGCTTCTGGTGGGTGGATCCGTTCCGCCTGGCCAACCTTTCTTTAAGATTTGAATACACGGCCATCATGCCCTGGGTTTACACGCACAAGTACCTGATCAACGCCTACGTTTCGGATCAGCGCAGCCTCGGGCACTGGGCCGGCCCCAATTCCGAGTTGTATTATCTGCATGTGCAAAAGGATTGGCACGCCCGCTTGCGCAGCGGACTGAAATTGCAGCAGTACAAGCACGGCGATAATTATCCGAATGAAAACATTGGCGGCGACATCTTAAAAGGGCGCTCTGTGTTGCTGGGCAGTCAGACCGAGCCGCGGGAAACGCGCAAGTTTTTAGAAGGCATTTTAACCACGCGTCAAACGGCACAGTTTTACGCCACCTATGAAATTTTTAACGATTTCTATCTAAAGGGCGCGTTTACAATCGGGCGTTTAAAGATTGAAGAGCGGGAAAGCGCCTATCAGGAATATTTCGTCGGGCTGGCGTTGAAATATTAA